The stretch of DNA TTCTCTTAACTCTTGTTAAGATTCCCTGATTCAGTGTCTTCTGAAGCAATTGGCAGATTTAGAATTCTGATAGTAGTCTAAagtctctttaaaaatttatgaatctgtacacctgaaactaacacaatattgtaaatcaactatacttcaattaaaaattaaaaaaagttctttttaaattctgaagttTCTTGAGTTGTATAGCAATTCTACATGAGTATTATGATAGTTATTAATCAGTTAACTTGTGGCAGTGTTGAAtatggggaaatttttttaaggCTTTATTATAAAGAAATGTCTAGTGAAACATGGCCTGAGTAATATACGTACAGAATTGGAAATCTAGAGTGGAGTAAATTAATTCTGCTCTTACTCTTACTTGAATGACATAAAATATTCCTCTGgggcttgttttttaaattcattttaaatactgATTTTTCTTAAGTGTGAAATAAGTTTGAATCTGTCCTCCATTCCATTCTTTTGTAAGTTAACTCACTGGCTGCATAATGTCTCTGGTTACTGTAATCTTCTCAAGTATAACATACCTTTTCTCAAGAGAAGCAGATAGTTCCTTGAGCCTGAAATGTAATACAAATTTTTATGTGGATTTTCTATAAAGGGTGCTATCCTCAATAATATCTCTAGAATAAGTGCATTATTGGAGTTTGTAGCATTGTTCCCTCAATGAAAGCTTCAGGCAGTTGTGCCCAAGTGTATCACAGTGTGCACAGTTCTTTAGGAGTAAGGGGACTCTGTAACCCTGTCTAGAACTGTTGTCCCATGAAATTAGTATTATCACCTGCTGTCACTCTTGTCCCACCTTGGAGGATAAATTATATAATCAAATTATTTAGGAGGCCAAGACAGTGAAGTCCAGACATGCAGCTTTCTGATGGTCTCACTCAATCCAGGAAAACTGATTGATTGACAACATGGTCTTCAAACATTCTTTGATCTATAGAATTTCTCCTAACTGATTTTGATAAAAACTGAGAAGGAAACCCTTTGAGATGTAACCGGGAGTTGTAGGTATTCTGTTAGATTAAGAAGAGAGCTACTTGCTTTAAAAGTCAATTTAGACCAAAAGGTTTTAAACTCATGAACTTAAGGTATTGGATAAGAAAATGATTTTAcactttatcattatttttctcctctccatGATACTTACCAGGTCATATATTATTTGTCACATATTATAGATGCAAAAAGTAAAGACAGTAAATTCCTGCTTCTCGGAGGTGGTGCTTGAAATAGAACCCCACGCCATTTAAATTCATCGTGTagctttttaataatatttttagagaataataataataataatgacaatagctagtatcttttaaaaatacttcctcTGTGCTTTACTTacccattttttttaatacttacaCTGTTGCAAGTGCTTCACTTGGATGATCTTGCTGTATCTTCTGATAACTTTAAGAGGATAGTACTGTTAGAATCCATAGttcacaggtgaggaagcagggggaggttaagtaacttgcccaagatgacaTAGCAAAGTCAGAATTTAAACCTAGGTAGTACAACTCCAGGGCCCACTCGCTTATCTCCCAGGCTGTACTGCATCTGCAAGAGAACATGGTGTAGTTTGCAAactacttttaaaagaatttttttaaagattaacaaAAAAATAGTTTAGTGATAATACGccactttctttaaaaacaactcCTTTCATATTTGTATACTGCAGATTTGGGGagcatttaaattattatatttttaggaaTCTGGGGTATTGGTGTTGCAACTCAGAAAGTTAACTTGAATCAGATCCCTCTTGGCCGAGATGTGCATAGTCTGGTGATGAGAAATGATGGAGCCCTATATCACAACAACGAAGAGAAAAATAGGCTGCCAGCAAACAGCCTTCCACAGGAGGGAGACGTGGTGGTGAGTTTTCTTGTGGAGTTGTTTTCCACCGTAAATTATTAAACTTGAACTGCTTTTAGTATTTCTACTTTTGCCTCTGAGTTTGTGGTTTGAATTCCAAAGCACCAGAATTGGATCTAATGAGGTAGTACATTTTCCAAAGAGAGCACTTGATGTAGATGCTGCTGCCTTACCTAACTGCCTTCTCCTTTCTAGAGCTGCCACTGGCCAGGAAAATACGCATGAACCCTTATTTCCATTTAAGGGAGAGTTGATGACAGGTTGGCTGCTGATCATTTCCTGCTTCTCTCACATAAAAGAAATCTTGGcccacaattttaaaagtttgctaACCCTTATATTGGAAAATATTAGGTATTTTTGCAGCTGGAGATCTCTTAGAGAAAAATTTGACATTTATTGCTTAATTTGTTATGAACTTTTGTTAAAGAAGTACAGCATTTTATCAGGAGCATTGGTCCTCGTTAAACATAACCTTACTAAACTTCCTTCACTTTCAGAACTCTTCAAAAAACTGACTCAATATTCTAAGGCTTGATTGTAGAAAACTTTTTTTGGAAAGCAGGGAATAGAAGGAGTTACATATTATTGACTTCTCTGTTTTTATTCCCAACTAGATATATTTAAGTCTGTACCAAAGCCACCCTATTGAAAATGTAATCCAGAGATCCCTTTCTGCCTTTTTCCACATACTTCCTCTCAAACAGTGTTGTCCAAGAACCTTATACACTGAGTTCAGGCCATTAGCTATTGACTGAGAACAGAGTTCTTGGGTCTCCTTACGCAGAGCCTTCGGTTCCTGGCTCTCATACCAAgttgaaaagaatctgtaaataaTTAGAGAGAGTTTCTAATAATAAGATAAAACAGACAAGGTAAATCCAGGTTATTGAATTAAAGAAGTATACAATATTTTGAAGAGAGTGAAGGAAGATGtggaaatgatttttaattatggtcTGATCTtttatgcaatttaaaaaatgtggggcttccctggtggcgcagtggttgagagtccgcctgccgatgcaggggacacgggttcgtaccccggtcagggaagttcccacatgccacagagcggctgggcccgtgagccatggctgctgagcctgcgtgtctggagcctgtgctccgcatcgggagaggccacaacagtgagaggcccgtgtactgaaaaaaaaaaaaaaaaaaatagtgaagaaGAGTCTTCAAATAGGTAAATTATTGAAAGTATGTTTTTCCTAAATTAACTAAAGGAAACTAAAGGcataaaccatttttaaaatctgcttttccTTTCGAATAGTTGGTTCTGTGTTTGTAGGTCATTGCCAGTTACCCATAATGTAGAACACCCTTATTCAAATGGTTATTTCGTGGAAGAGAATCTTGAAGTCAGGTTGGTGCCATCAACCTGTTTAtactaaaaaatgaaattcaaacatAAGATAGGTTAATCAGtaacaaatgtttttctttgttgatgTACTGAACTTCTACTGTATGTTATTCTTGCCTTCCTGTCTCATTCCCTGAGGTGACTGATACCTCAAATTGACAGATTTAAGAATGTCATTTTTAGTCTGTCAGCATTATTAAATTAGACTTTGAGGGACTTCcgtgatggcgcagtggttgagaatctgcctggcaatgcaggggacacgggttcgatccctggtccaggaagatccggcatgctgcagagcaactgagcccgtgcaccacaactactgagcctgctctccagagcccgcgagccacaactgctgagctcacgtgctgcagctactgaagcctgtgcgcctagagcccgtgctccacaacaagagaagccactgcagtgagaagcccacacactgcaacgaagagtagcccccgctcgccacaactagagaaagcccacacagaacaatgaagacccaatgcagccaaaaattaaaataaataaataaattagagttTGAGTTTTTATGCCCATTCTGATAAAAGGAGGACTCAAAAAGATGAAATATAAGCAGAATCCTGAAAAGTAAAACATTATCCTACTCTATTAACTTTATCTTCCTAGTTTAAACATTTGAGAACAAATTTCACTAAATTACTGACaatagcataggaaaagaggaatgaATTATAAGACAGGAAAAACATTCTAATGTGTAGAATTTCAGTCATATACCATTCTCTCAGGAGAATCAAGAAAAACAAGCTTTCAACATCTAACCAAATGATTGTATTTATACAGTAATCATATAGTACCAACAGGGCCTACTACAGCACCAGGGAGGCATTCCTGAAACAGCTtatgcttattttttccttttatatatagtttaaaaaagtgcagattacattttaaaattgctgTTTTCAGTTTAATTTCAGAGAAGTTTCATAAACATTCTgtgtaacaataataataatagcaaacacttcTCTAGCATCTGTTATGGGCCAGAATGGCTTTAAGTGCCTGGCAGGGATTAAATTGTTTAATCCTCTTAATGACCCTGTGAAATAGGTGgtactattattaccattttacagattagaagtTAAGTAATAACTTCTTATTTGGAGTGATCTCAGGCAGTCTAATTTCAGAGTCGCTTCACCCAACCTGcaaataattattgataaatcCTTAGAACACATCACATTTCTCGGTATCATTATGAGAGAATCAAACCTAGTTTCTAGAGCATATAAAAGGACAgattaagggaattccctggcggtccagtggttaggactcagcacttccactgcaggggccatgggttcgatccctggtcggggaactaaaatccctcatgcacgtggcacagccaaaaaaaaaaaaaaaaaaaaggacagattaaGTTAGAAAATACTTGAACTTAAACTCTGCTGCTGGAGGGCAGGGGTTCTCacctccttccttgcttctctctCGGGTGCTGGGTATTGGTGCTGGAGGGCGGGGTTGAAAATTTGCTTGCTTGCAGTAGGTGATGCTGCCAGCAGGTGGGGAAGGGTGCCCAGACTACAGCCTGCTGATCTGAACTGCTAGATTCCCAGTAATCCTGTAAAGGGAGTAACACACTGCTTTTTATGGaatcatgttatttatttatttttgtaatcatGTTTTCTAAATGAAAACAGACGACTTCATTAAAAAAGCTAATCCTAGCCATCACTTAGCTTTATTATTTAAGTATGTAAACTGAAGTGAAACAAAAGCagcatttatctttctgtgtttaGTCTAACCCTGGCCTTGCTAAGATTTGAGAATCTTTTACAGCACTTAACACATTGACTCATCTGGGCCTTTGCTATCTTAACTGGAAAGTGAGGGAGTTAAGACTAGATCATCTGTAAGATGTTTTTCTACCTTTAAAAGCTTGTAGGTTCATATAATTTATCCACAGTCAGAAATCCTTGAAGTGGTTGCTTCTTGGTCTGTGATGGTTTCTATTGAAAGGTCTCCACTGTCTATTCTTAATTCTTCAAAGTAAAGCTCTCTTTTTGTCATCAATTAGTAAATATTGTACAAAGTCTTAAAGAgagttttaaaagtataaaagttcttaaaagttttgaagttttgaATTGCGTGACAATTAAGAATAAGTTTTCCGAAGCCATACTGCATGAggttaaatcccagctctgccacttcctaactGTGCAAACTCAGGTAaatttgacctctctgtgctttagctacctcatctgtaaaatggggataataaaaatacctatcttacgaggattaaatgagtaaatatgaagtgcctagaatagtgttTGGTACATAATACAGATTATTTGTTTTCcagcattttaataataataattgttattaatTGTGATTTGTGTACCATTAATAAGGtacaaagtaatatatttttattctattgtctttttaaagtcttttgagctgttgtttttctatttttcaacttGATACTAATTACCAATTATATGCAGTTGTAAATACCCACTTTACCTTGGTAATACACTTGACATATTTGAAGCCAAGGTAAAGAGATacagaaatatattatttctttttggaaATAAGTTGTATAAAGACAATTCATCACAATTGAAAGCAGTGACAGATAATAATCCCTAATGGTGAAAACTTCACTGTTTTCCCCCCTTGAGATCAAATTCTGTATATAAAGAGCAGTGTTTTCTATATGAGTTTAAAAGGTCTCTTCGTTTACAGTATATAGTACTTATATcatcttaatattcaaaatataaaatccagATTATCTGAATATAATACTAAGATTTAGTTTTACCTTTAATGTGGACTCTTGGGATTTTACCTTTTTCCCCCCACATAATCACCACTAATTTTTTTTAGCTCAGTTCAAGTGAATTCTACCTAATTGTAAACCTTAATACAAGCTGTTGTGACCTTTTGCttagttttttgtgtttccatgctcCCCAATCAGTGCTTTCTGGCTGTTCAGGTTTTTATGGAACATGTATATTTTTAccctttttaatatttactttgctTCCTAGGGTATTACATATGACCATGTAGaattaaatgtatatttgaaTGGAAAAAACATGCATTGTCCAGCATCAGGTATACGAGGGACAGTGTATCCAGTTGTTTATGGTAAGCTAAAATATTGCTAAACATTATTAGATATATGTTAACTTTTGCTTAGCATTTTCATTAACTTTATAACTGTCATTCGGAAGGCTGGACAAGTTAATAAGGACCTCTGTAGTGTACTCAGTAGGTTATCACAATCCCACTTGACAGGACGAAGGAAAGTTTTTATTCcccatatatttaaaaagtaaacttgcTAAATACAATGATTATACTTAAATATGCAATAACCATATTCCCTTTTATATCATATAGTCTTAtattctagaaagttccaaaaagcttTATGGAATTTACAAAAAGATATTTCTGCCATTTGTTAGAGAGGGTTAGATGGCCAGGAAATGTAATTGTAAAGAATATTTGGGAAATAGGGATGGGAATTTCATGTAGATTGAGCATTGGTTACCTTTATAAAATTACCTAAATGTTAAAACTCTTCTGAGAGAAATATTGACTTAGAATGGTTTCATATTGATT from Phocoena phocoena chromosome 18, mPhoPho1.1, whole genome shotgun sequence encodes:
- the SPRYD7 gene encoding SPRY domain-containing protein 7 isoform X2 is translated as MAASVFCCLRCCRDGGTGHIPLKEMPAVQLDTQHMGIWGIGVATQKVNLNQIPLGRDVHSLVMRNDGALYHNNEEKNRLPANSLPQEGDVVGITYDHVELNVYLNGKNMHCPASGIRGTVYPVVYVDDSAILDCQFSEFYHTPPPGFEKILFEQQIF